A genomic window from Thermosinus carboxydivorans Nor1 includes:
- the rlmH gene encoding 23S rRNA (pseudouridine(1915)-N(3))-methyltransferase RlmH, protein MKITIVAVGKIKEKYLTAGIAEYTKRLGPYCRLEIVEVDEERMPADPSPAEKEKVLAREGERLLKHVRDGSYLIVLDVRGKALSSEELAEKIDALALAGQSDVTFVIGGAFGLAPAVVAAANERLSFSRMTFTHQMIRLILVEQLYRAFKISRGEPYHW, encoded by the coding sequence ATGAAAATTACGATTGTTGCCGTAGGCAAGATTAAAGAAAAATACCTCACCGCCGGCATCGCCGAGTATACCAAACGGCTCGGCCCTTACTGCCGCCTGGAAATCGTCGAGGTGGACGAAGAACGTATGCCGGCCGACCCTTCGCCTGCGGAAAAGGAGAAGGTGTTGGCCCGTGAGGGCGAACGGCTGCTTAAGCACGTTCGCGACGGCAGCTATTTAATCGTCCTCGACGTCCGGGGCAAGGCCCTTTCCTCGGAAGAATTGGCGGAAAAAATCGACGCTCTGGCCCTAGCGGGCCAGAGCGATGTTACATTTGTCATCGGTGGCGCCTTTGGTCTCGCGCCGGCCGTTGTGGCGGCGGCCAATGAGCGGCTGAGCTTTTCCCGGATGACGTTTACCCATCAGATGATCCGGCTGATACTCGTCGAGCAGCTTTATCGGGCGTTTAAGATTAGCAGGGGAGAACCGTATCATTGGTAA
- a CDS encoding carbon starvation CstA family protein: MNGIALVIIAALILTLAYRFYGAFMAAKVLALDPGRATPAVRLSDGRDYVPTNKWVTFGHHFAAIAGAGPLVGPVLAAQFGYLPGTLWLLIGAVVAGAVHDMVILFASIRHDGLSVAEIAKKEISKASGLATSIAVLFILIITMAGLGIAVVNALYDSSWGTFTVAATIPIAIFVGLYLRYIRPGHIGEGSLIGVTLVLIAVFVGPWVQQSSLAPYFTFSRGQLSVMMAVYGFVAAALPVWLLLAPRDYLSTYMKIGTILALAVGIIIVRPEIHMPAVTPFINGGGPIIPGPVWPFMFITIACGAISGFHALISTGTTPKMLANEAEIRAVGFGGMLVESFVALMALIAATSLYPADYFAINTAPAVFAKLGMQVNELPMLSELVGENVAGRPGGAVSLAVGMAHIFAQIPGMNTLLSFWYHFAIMFEALFILTTIDAGTRVGRYLIQELGGMVYKPLKNVNWVPGIIFSSAAISFAWGYLLYGGSISTIWPLFGVANQLLATMSLAIGTTVLFRMGKGRYAWTTIIPMSFLGATTVAAGYLNITTKYLPKNNYLLAGASAVMIILVIFVIADAIRTWLRLANDKRVSACPAESIGQ, encoded by the coding sequence ATGAACGGTATTGCTCTTGTCATTATTGCCGCTCTCATTCTAACTTTGGCGTACCGCTTTTATGGCGCCTTCATGGCGGCCAAAGTGCTGGCTCTTGACCCAGGGCGAGCTACGCCGGCTGTTCGCCTGAGCGACGGCCGCGATTATGTGCCGACCAACAAATGGGTAACGTTTGGCCATCACTTTGCGGCGATTGCCGGGGCCGGTCCCCTCGTCGGCCCGGTGCTGGCTGCCCAGTTTGGCTATCTGCCCGGTACGCTGTGGCTGCTGATCGGCGCCGTTGTCGCCGGCGCGGTCCACGATATGGTCATTCTCTTTGCGTCCATCCGCCACGACGGATTGTCGGTGGCCGAGATCGCCAAGAAGGAAATCAGTAAGGCCTCCGGCCTGGCGACCAGTATTGCCGTACTGTTTATTTTGATTATTACGATGGCCGGTTTGGGCATCGCCGTCGTCAACGCCCTCTACGACAGTTCCTGGGGCACCTTCACGGTGGCCGCCACCATTCCCATCGCCATTTTTGTCGGCCTCTACCTCCGCTATATCCGGCCCGGTCATATTGGCGAAGGTTCGCTCATCGGCGTTACGCTGGTCCTTATCGCCGTATTTGTCGGACCGTGGGTCCAACAGTCTTCACTCGCGCCGTACTTCACCTTTAGCCGCGGCCAGCTGTCGGTCATGATGGCGGTTTACGGTTTTGTCGCCGCTGCCTTGCCGGTATGGCTGCTGTTGGCGCCGCGCGACTACCTCAGCACCTATATGAAAATTGGCACCATCCTGGCGTTAGCCGTTGGCATTATCATCGTCCGTCCGGAAATTCATATGCCGGCAGTGACGCCGTTCATTAACGGCGGCGGACCGATTATTCCCGGCCCCGTATGGCCCTTTATGTTTATCACCATTGCCTGCGGCGCCATCTCGGGCTTCCACGCGCTGATAAGCACCGGCACCACCCCGAAAATGCTGGCCAATGAAGCGGAAATCCGTGCTGTCGGTTTTGGCGGCATGCTGGTCGAATCCTTTGTCGCGCTGATGGCGTTGATTGCCGCTACCAGTCTCTATCCCGCCGACTACTTTGCCATTAATACCGCCCCTGCCGTGTTTGCCAAACTGGGTATGCAGGTGAACGAACTGCCCATGCTGTCCGAATTGGTAGGTGAAAATGTCGCTGGCCGTCCGGGCGGCGCCGTATCCCTGGCGGTAGGCATGGCGCACATTTTTGCGCAAATTCCCGGCATGAACACCCTCCTATCCTTCTGGTACCATTTTGCTATTATGTTTGAAGCGCTCTTTATTCTGACGACCATTGACGCCGGCACGCGCGTCGGCCGCTATCTCATCCAGGAACTTGGCGGCATGGTCTATAAGCCGTTGAAAAATGTCAACTGGGTTCCTGGCATTATTTTCAGTAGTGCTGCCATCTCGTTCGCCTGGGGCTATCTCTTGTACGGCGGCTCCATCTCCACCATCTGGCCCTTGTTTGGCGTAGCGAACCAGCTGCTGGCCACAATGTCCCTGGCGATCGGTACTACGGTACTGTTTAGGATGGGCAAGGGGCGCTACGCATGGACAACGATTATTCCCATGTCTTTCCTGGGCGCAACCACCGTGGCTGCCGGTTACCTCAACATTACGACCAAGTATCTGCCGAAAAACAATTACCTCCTGGCCGGCGCCAGCGCCGTTATGATAATTTTAGTTATCTTTGTCATCGCTGATGCCATACGCACTTGGCTCCGGCTTGCCAACGACAAACGTGTGTCTGCATGCCCGGCCGAAAGTATTGGCCAATAA
- the deoC gene encoding deoxyribose-phosphate aldolase produces the protein MNLAAYIDHTLLKPEATVDDILRLCAEAAEHNFKAVCVNPCYVSLAAHRLAGSGVKVATVVGFPLGATLTAVKVVETQAAVEHKADEIDMVMNIGAAKAGQWAAVVEDIRAVVRAAEGRVVKVIIETALLTDEEKQRACLAILEAGAQFVKTSTGFGPGGATEADVRLLARVAGGRLGIKAAGGIRTREQALKLIAAGATRIGTSVGVSLVK, from the coding sequence ATTAACTTAGCGGCATATATTGATCACACCCTGCTTAAGCCGGAGGCGACGGTGGACGACATTCTCCGCCTGTGCGCTGAAGCGGCCGAGCATAATTTTAAGGCAGTTTGCGTCAACCCGTGTTATGTGAGCCTGGCGGCGCATCGTTTGGCCGGCAGCGGCGTAAAAGTGGCGACCGTAGTCGGCTTTCCGCTCGGGGCGACGCTTACGGCGGTTAAAGTTGTTGAAACGCAGGCGGCGGTGGAGCATAAAGCCGACGAAATTGACATGGTTATGAATATCGGTGCGGCTAAAGCCGGCCAATGGGCGGCGGTCGTCGAAGATATCCGGGCGGTCGTCCGGGCCGCCGAAGGGCGGGTTGTAAAGGTTATTATTGAAACGGCTTTGCTCACTGATGAGGAGAAGCAGCGGGCCTGTCTGGCCATCCTGGAAGCAGGCGCGCAGTTTGTCAAGACGTCTACCGGTTTTGGGCCGGGTGGGGCGACCGAAGCAGATGTCCGTTTGCTGGCCAGGGTAGCAGGCGGTCGGCTTGGCATCAAGGCCGCGGGCGGCATCCGGACGCGTGAGCAGGCGCTGAAGCTGATTGCAGCCGGGGCGACCCGCATCGGCACCAGCGTTGGCGTTAGTTTAGTCAAATAG
- a CDS encoding S1C family serine protease — MTKRLMPFLIVALIGILIGGGLVLSYGGKFLAKPAPQAPLPSLQPPAAQAQLSDARNTPIVRAAQAVGPAVVGITNKAYARDFFNRKVLIEQGTGSGVIFDSNGYIATNYHVVQNAQEIVVSLADGRTFNGRVLGVDPATDLAVVKVDATGLPAAVLGDSDSLMVGEPAIAIGNPLGLEFKGSVTAGVISALNRSIEIGERKFKLIQTDAAINPGNSGGALVNADGMVIGINSAKISVPGVEGIGFAIPINTARPILQSIIDKGRVIRAYLGVGVLDKNSAARYGYELTIDQGVYVARVERSGPAGKAGIREGDVILKVAGAEVNSVADLRAVLDNQAVGSRVDVVILRGDQTRTISVLLEEMPADSQ, encoded by the coding sequence ATGACGAAACGATTAATGCCATTTCTTATCGTAGCGCTGATTGGTATTCTGATTGGTGGCGGCCTGGTATTAAGCTACGGCGGCAAGTTTTTAGCCAAACCCGCACCCCAGGCGCCTCTGCCCAGTTTGCAGCCGCCTGCTGCCCAAGCACAGCTTTCCGACGCTCGCAACACGCCTATCGTCCGCGCCGCCCAGGCCGTTGGTCCGGCGGTTGTCGGCATTACCAACAAAGCTTATGCTCGCGACTTTTTCAACCGTAAAGTTCTTATCGAGCAGGGAACCGGTTCGGGGGTTATTTTTGATAGCAATGGCTATATCGCCACTAACTATCATGTAGTGCAGAATGCCCAGGAAATCGTTGTTTCCCTGGCTGACGGCCGCACCTTCAACGGACGTGTATTGGGCGTTGACCCGGCTACTGACCTGGCGGTAGTCAAGGTGGACGCGACCGGCTTGCCGGCTGCCGTTCTCGGTGACTCTGATTCTCTCATGGTGGGCGAGCCGGCCATTGCTATCGGCAATCCACTGGGGCTGGAATTCAAAGGCAGCGTGACGGCTGGCGTTATCAGCGCCCTTAACCGTTCTATTGAAATCGGTGAACGCAAATTTAAGCTTATCCAGACCGATGCGGCCATCAACCCCGGCAACTCCGGCGGGGCGCTGGTCAATGCCGACGGCATGGTCATCGGCATCAACAGCGCTAAGATTTCCGTCCCTGGTGTGGAGGGCATCGGTTTTGCCATTCCCATCAACACCGCCCGCCCCATTCTCCAGTCGATCATTGACAAGGGCCGCGTTATTCGCGCTTATCTTGGCGTAGGGGTACTGGACAAAAACTCGGCGGCCCGTTATGGCTATGAACTTACCATCGACCAAGGCGTCTATGTAGCCCGGGTTGAACGCTCCGGCCCGGCAGGCAAGGCCGGTATCCGCGAGGGTGATGTTATTCTGAAAGTTGCCGGCGCCGAAGTTAACAGCGTGGCAGACCTCCGGGCCGTACTGGATAACCAGGCCGTCGGCTCCCGCGTCGATGTGGTTATCCTTCGCGGCGACCAGACCCGCACCATTAGCGTGCTGCTTGAGGAAATGCCGGCTGATAGTCAATAA
- a CDS encoding transcriptional regulator PerR: MNVCVTTLLREKGFKVTPQRLAIYNVLAASKAHPSAEMIFHQLQPIYPTMSLATVYKTIEILKELGLIQVLNAGEDSFRYDADTSNHSHICCQRCGRVDDLHGIDSTEFVQQVVKATPYRITGQQFYFYGVCPECAAKE, from the coding sequence ATGAACGTTTGTGTAACAACTTTGTTGCGGGAAAAGGGCTTTAAAGTTACGCCGCAGCGGCTGGCGATTTACAACGTTTTAGCCGCAAGCAAAGCCCATCCCAGCGCCGAAATGATTTTTCACCAGCTGCAGCCTATTTATCCAACGATGAGTCTGGCGACAGTGTACAAAACCATTGAAATCCTCAAGGAGCTTGGGCTAATCCAGGTGTTAAACGCCGGTGAAGACAGCTTCCGTTACGATGCCGACACTTCCAACCATTCGCACATCTGCTGTCAGCGATGTGGCCGGGTGGATGACCTGCACGGCATCGACAGCACCGAATTTGTGCAACAGGTAGTAAAGGCCACGCCCTACCGGATTACGGGCCAACAGTTTTATTTCTATGGCGTATGCCCTGAATGCGCGGCCAAAGAATAG
- a CDS encoding LytR/AlgR family response regulator transcription factor produces the protein MTVLEVLIVDDELPARDELKFLLSRQTGIIVVGEADSGPAALVLASEHQPDVVFLDVEMRGMSGVETALTLRAVAPDALIVFATAYDDYAVKAFEIGAVDYLLKPFEEERVATTVERLQKYRSDEWAAAAQRVDQALAAIRASIQKLAVERNGKIVMVDYRDILYAYMQAGEVMVVTSEGKAVYPGTLSDLQQRLQATSLVRVHKSYIVNLDKVVEVIPWFKGTYWLRVGGPDGAEIPVSKGQIKEIKEILGLK, from the coding sequence ATGACTGTGCTTGAAGTGCTGATTGTGGATGATGAGTTACCGGCCCGCGATGAACTCAAGTTCTTACTCTCTCGTCAGACGGGAATTATTGTTGTAGGTGAAGCCGACAGCGGGCCGGCTGCCTTGGTGTTGGCTTCCGAGCACCAGCCCGATGTGGTCTTTCTCGATGTAGAGATGCGCGGCATGAGCGGCGTGGAAACGGCGCTCACGCTGCGGGCGGTAGCGCCGGACGCACTGATCGTCTTTGCCACCGCTTATGACGATTATGCCGTTAAGGCCTTTGAGATTGGCGCCGTCGATTACCTTCTCAAGCCGTTTGAAGAGGAACGGGTGGCGACCACGGTAGAGCGCTTGCAGAAGTACCGCTCCGACGAATGGGCGGCAGCGGCGCAGCGGGTTGACCAAGCACTGGCGGCTATACGTGCTTCCATCCAAAAGCTGGCAGTGGAGCGAAACGGCAAAATTGTTATGGTCGATTACCGCGATATTTTGTATGCCTACATGCAGGCCGGGGAAGTAATGGTGGTCACTAGCGAAGGAAAGGCCGTTTACCCAGGTACGCTTTCGGACCTGCAGCAGCGGCTGCAAGCGACCAGTTTGGTGCGGGTGCACAAGAGTTATATTGTTAACCTGGACAAGGTAGTGGAAGTTATTCCTTGGTTTAAAGGAACCTACTGGCTGCGGGTGGGTGGACCAGACGGTGCGGAAATTCCTGTCAGCAAAGGCCAAATAAAAGAGATTAAGGAAATACTGGGGCTGAAATAG
- a CDS encoding MBL fold metallo-hydrolase has protein sequence MQVHVLASGSTGNALFFDFDTTKILVDAGISARRIQQALCGIGTSLEEVDAILVTHEHRDHVSGLPTLTRRYGLPVYTRPGTWENMFCRELIPSACCYELGDSLEIGNVKIEAFSISHDAADPVGFNFYYRNRKYSVATDLGFVTDSVKKAIACSDVLVLESNHDVDMLKKGSYPWSLKRRIMSSRGHLSNTDAGWALARLPRKSKTEVFLAHLSQENNRPDLAKTTVSTILADQGCCLDSEITLRLTYPDRTASLVEDL, from the coding sequence ATGCAAGTCCACGTTCTGGCCAGCGGGAGCACTGGCAACGCTTTGTTCTTTGATTTCGATACTACCAAAATTCTGGTCGATGCCGGCATCAGCGCCCGGCGCATCCAGCAGGCGCTATGCGGGATCGGTACATCGCTTGAGGAAGTGGATGCCATCCTGGTGACCCACGAGCACCGCGACCATGTGAGCGGCCTGCCGACGCTGACGCGGCGCTATGGTCTGCCGGTATATACCCGCCCGGGGACATGGGAAAATATGTTTTGCCGGGAACTGATTCCAAGCGCGTGCTGCTACGAGCTTGGGGACAGTCTCGAGATTGGCAACGTCAAAATTGAGGCTTTCAGCATTTCGCACGATGCCGCCGACCCGGTAGGGTTCAATTTCTATTATCGCAACCGCAAGTATAGTGTCGCTACCGACCTAGGTTTTGTCACTGACAGTGTAAAAAAAGCTATTGCCTGCTCAGATGTGCTCGTCCTGGAGTCCAACCACGACGTGGATATGCTGAAAAAGGGCTCTTATCCCTGGTCGCTCAAGCGGCGGATCATGAGTAGCCGCGGACACCTTTCCAATACCGACGCAGGCTGGGCGCTGGCCCGTCTGCCCAGGAAAAGCAAGACAGAAGTTTTTCTGGCACACCTAAGCCAGGAAAACAACCGACCCGACCTGGCCAAGACGACGGTCAGTACCATTTTGGCCGACCAGGGCTGCTGCCTTGACAGTGAAATTACCCTGCGGCTGACCTATCCTGACCGCACGGCTAGTCTGGTCGAAGACCTATAA
- a CDS encoding phosphomannomutase/phosphoglucomutase — translation MARRIALAVGVKLTGQTVVVGGDIRLSTPALQRIVLDALAESGCHVLDIGTVATPVFYYALKTTGAAGGVMITASHNPAPYNGFKLVLGPEPVTEADIAEIAAMVAVDRRTTGNGTIIARPMVDDYVQFTASMAKPGRLRVVVDAGNGATAPIAPRLFRALGYDVIEMYCQPDGAFPHRPPNPALAENLAALGRRVRETGAALGIAFDGDGDRVGFVDETGQAIDNDDILVLLARHYLRREKGAVIYDAKCSMVVPEEIAKAGGRAVMARAGHTFSKAAFLREKALFAGEISGHFFFRELGYDDGMYAGLKVCEIVAESGPLGALVDTIPNYILTPDIRVPYPGPDKDAILAGVAARLAAYQPNLIDGVRIEFPDGWGMIRASVTEPLFTLRFEAKTAKRLREITAILLDALPDQLRAAIRDKMAEK, via the coding sequence ATGGCCCGCCGCATTGCCCTGGCGGTGGGAGTGAAACTAACCGGCCAAACGGTGGTGGTTGGCGGCGATATCCGCCTGTCGACACCGGCGCTGCAGCGCATTGTACTGGATGCCCTGGCCGAATCGGGGTGCCATGTTCTTGATATTGGCACCGTTGCCACGCCGGTTTTTTATTATGCGCTAAAAACTACCGGCGCTGCCGGCGGGGTGATGATTACCGCTTCCCATAATCCGGCGCCGTATAACGGATTTAAACTGGTATTGGGACCTGAGCCGGTGACCGAGGCGGATATCGCGGAAATCGCGGCGATGGTAGCCGTTGATCGGCGTACTACCGGTAATGGTACGATTATCGCCCGGCCGATGGTGGACGATTACGTGCAGTTTACCGCCAGTATGGCTAAACCGGGCCGGTTGCGCGTCGTTGTCGACGCTGGCAACGGCGCCACGGCGCCCATTGCCCCCCGCCTGTTTCGCGCTCTTGGTTATGACGTCATTGAAATGTATTGCCAACCCGACGGCGCCTTTCCGCATCGGCCGCCCAATCCGGCCCTGGCGGAAAACCTGGCAGCTTTAGGGAGGCGGGTAAGAGAGACGGGCGCCGCCTTGGGCATTGCCTTTGACGGCGACGGTGACCGGGTAGGTTTTGTCGATGAAACTGGGCAGGCAATCGACAATGACGACATTCTCGTTTTGCTGGCCCGCCATTATCTCCGCCGGGAAAAAGGCGCTGTCATCTATGATGCCAAATGCTCAATGGTCGTTCCCGAGGAAATTGCCAAAGCCGGCGGCCGGGCCGTGATGGCGCGGGCGGGCCACACATTTAGCAAAGCCGCTTTCCTACGGGAAAAAGCGCTGTTTGCTGGCGAGATCAGCGGCCACTTCTTCTTCCGGGAACTTGGCTATGACGACGGCATGTATGCCGGGTTAAAAGTATGTGAAATAGTAGCCGAGTCTGGTCCGCTGGGGGCGCTCGTCGACACAATTCCTAACTACATATTGACGCCTGACATCCGCGTACCTTATCCCGGCCCGGACAAAGACGCAATCCTGGCCGGTGTTGCCGCGCGTCTTGCCGCATACCAGCCTAACCTCATTGACGGTGTGCGCATCGAATTTCCCGACGGCTGGGGCATGATTCGCGCCTCGGTTACCGAACCGCTCTTTACCCTGCGGTTTGAGGCCAAAACAGCCAAGCGGCTACGGGAGATTACCGCCATTTTGCTTGATGCGCTTCCCGACCAGCTGCGCGCGGCGATTAGGGACAAAATGGCAGAAAAATAG
- a CDS encoding sensor histidine kinase has translation MSEILLVEMIERMSVAVTMALILAQTATFRRLVQQRVTGRDQLLLTLFFGLIGILGTYAGIPVNDALANSRVVGVMAAGMIGGPKMGLAAGLIAGGHRYLLGGFTAGACALANICEGLLAGYIHRRCPTRPIPWWLALAAGMAGETLQMMIILLMARPFAAALALVQEIALPMIVVNSIGLAIFMQIMKMARDAQRKVGAEQSHKALEIATKTLPFLRRGLTADSAEATARIIFATAGYDAVAITDTERVLAFVGAEAAHHAVPGAGLTRATRHVLATGRIWVARNRQEIGCRCGDCRLASAVVVPLVRAGLVVGTLKLYYTRANAVGDADIVFAEGIAHLFSTQLELAEIDQQAKMAARAKLKALHAQINPHFLFNTLNTITSLIRTNPDLARELLLKLSTIFRYTLHKTGRNITIAEELTQVRAYLAIEQARHGPKLKVVEDIAPHLVNCLIPSLTIQPLVENAIKHGLGPKEEGGCVWLTVREGAEAALEIVIADDGVGMDLTRHHPLRQPGNEAIGLINVHERLRGQFGPAYGLTVESRPGHGTTVTMRVPRGLEEVDDCA, from the coding sequence ATGTCGGAAATCCTCTTAGTGGAAATGATTGAACGCATGAGCGTTGCCGTGACAATGGCCCTCATTCTGGCCCAAACCGCGACTTTTCGCCGCCTGGTGCAGCAGCGGGTAACGGGCCGGGACCAGCTATTATTGACCCTATTCTTCGGACTAATTGGCATTCTCGGGACTTACGCCGGCATTCCGGTCAATGATGCGCTAGCCAATTCCCGGGTAGTCGGCGTTATGGCCGCCGGTATGATTGGCGGCCCGAAAATGGGGTTGGCGGCCGGACTGATTGCCGGCGGTCATCGCTATCTGCTCGGCGGGTTCACGGCTGGCGCCTGCGCTTTGGCTAACATCTGCGAGGGGCTTCTTGCCGGCTATATTCACCGGCGCTGCCCCACCCGGCCTATTCCCTGGTGGCTGGCACTGGCGGCCGGCATGGCCGGCGAAACGCTGCAAATGATGATCATTTTGCTCATGGCCCGCCCCTTTGCGGCTGCCCTTGCGCTGGTGCAGGAAATCGCCCTGCCAATGATCGTCGTCAACTCTATCGGCTTAGCCATCTTTATGCAGATCATGAAAATGGCCAGGGACGCCCAGCGGAAAGTAGGGGCCGAGCAGTCGCACAAAGCGTTGGAAATTGCGACGAAAACCTTGCCGTTTTTGCGCCGCGGCCTCACTGCCGATTCGGCTGAGGCAACGGCCCGGATTATTTTTGCTACCGCCGGCTATGACGCCGTGGCGATAACCGATACCGAGCGGGTGCTGGCCTTCGTCGGCGCCGAGGCGGCCCACCACGCTGTCCCCGGAGCGGGTTTGACCCGGGCTACCCGGCATGTATTGGCCACCGGACGCATTTGGGTTGCCCGCAACCGCCAGGAAATTGGTTGCCGGTGCGGTGACTGCCGGCTGGCCAGTGCGGTCGTGGTCCCGCTGGTGCGGGCGGGCTTGGTTGTGGGGACGCTGAAGCTTTATTACACCCGGGCCAATGCTGTCGGGGACGCCGATATTGTTTTCGCCGAGGGGATAGCCCATCTCTTTTCGACTCAGCTGGAACTGGCCGAAATCGATCAACAGGCCAAGATGGCGGCCAGAGCCAAACTAAAAGCGCTGCATGCGCAGATAAACCCCCATTTTCTGTTTAATACTCTCAACACCATCACCTCTTTGATCCGCACCAATCCTGACCTGGCGCGGGAACTGCTGCTGAAGCTGAGTACCATTTTCCGCTATACCCTCCACAAAACAGGGCGCAATATCACAATTGCTGAGGAGTTAACCCAGGTTCGGGCGTACCTGGCCATTGAGCAGGCCCGTCACGGGCCAAAGCTTAAGGTCGTGGAGGACATCGCGCCCCATCTGGTAAACTGTCTCATTCCTTCCCTTACCATTCAGCCTTTGGTTGAAAACGCCATTAAACATGGTCTTGGGCCGAAGGAGGAAGGCGGCTGCGTCTGGCTTACCGTGCGGGAGGGGGCAGAGGCGGCGCTGGAAATTGTTATTGCCGACGACGGCGTCGGCATGGACCTGACCCGTCACCATCCGCTGCGGCAGCCGGGCAATGAGGCCATTGGGCTGATCAACGTCCATGAACGGCTGCGGGGACAGTTTGGACCCGCTTACGGTCTGACCGTGGAGAGTAGGCCGGGGCACGGCACCACTGTAACCATGCGAGTGCCCAGGGGGCTTGAGGAGGTGGATGACTGTGCTTGA
- a CDS encoding RCKP-type rubredoxin-like domain-containing protein, translating to MAVWKCTVCGATKEGRCRPGKCPECGAPKDKFEKQG from the coding sequence ATGGCAGTCTGGAAATGCACTGTGTGCGGCGCTACCAAGGAAGGCCGTTGCCGTCCCGGCAAATGCCCCGAGTGCGGCGCCCCAAAAGACAAGTTTGAAAAACAGGGATAG
- a CDS encoding peptidase MA family metallohydrolase, producing MRTILFHDKVTALIALGLVIVLLAFVPAQLPRMWLYPLARQLAVAKIAYQTRDMAVYETPHFIIKYTAADADAVAMLATAAEAAYGPVTQALKYEPAEKTLLLVYPDRRQLNQAFGWSGDQSAMGVYWGGVIQILSPRVWLKAGESTEEFIHKGPMVHEFTHLVFDHMTSGNYTRWFTEGLAQYMEYRANGYEWLTPRNKLTGKLYTMAELDENFDNLPEQSLAYREALAAVRYIAEVHGEDKLMAIIADLKKGRSTEAAITGVLGMDYQAFEQAWQRWAVTNMKNYDEK from the coding sequence ATGCGTACCATTTTGTTTCACGATAAGGTGACAGCCCTCATCGCTCTTGGTCTGGTGATCGTGCTGCTGGCCTTTGTTCCGGCACAGCTTCCCCGTATGTGGCTATACCCGCTGGCGCGCCAGTTAGCTGTGGCGAAAATCGCTTACCAGACGCGCGATATGGCCGTTTATGAAACACCGCACTTTATTATCAAATATACTGCGGCTGATGCTGATGCGGTAGCGATGCTTGCGACCGCCGCCGAAGCCGCTTATGGACCTGTAACCCAGGCGCTTAAGTATGAGCCGGCCGAAAAAACACTGTTGCTGGTTTATCCCGACCGCCGCCAGCTCAACCAGGCTTTTGGCTGGTCCGGCGACCAAAGTGCCATGGGGGTCTATTGGGGCGGCGTTATTCAGATTTTATCGCCTCGCGTCTGGCTGAAAGCCGGCGAATCCACTGAGGAGTTCATCCATAAGGGGCCAATGGTCCATGAATTCACGCACCTAGTATTTGACCATATGACAAGCGGCAACTATACCCGCTGGTTTACCGAGGGGCTGGCCCAGTATATGGAATATCGCGCCAACGGTTATGAGTGGCTTACGCCGCGCAATAAGCTGACCGGTAAGCTTTATACCATGGCCGAACTGGACGAGAACTTCGACAACCTGCCCGAGCAGTCGCTTGCTTATCGCGAAGCGCTGGCCGCGGTCCGCTATATTGCCGAAGTGCATGGCGAGGACAAACTGATGGCCATTATTGCCGACCTGAAAAAGGGGCGCAGTACCGAGGCGGCCATCACCGGCGTTCTGGGCATGGATTATCAGGCATTTGAACAAGCCTGGCAACGGTGGGCTGTCACCAATATGAAAAATTATGACGAAAAATAA
- a CDS encoding spore coat protein, giving the protein MQLEDSLTMHQTCVKTLNHFANELQDSQARQMLQQMAQKHQQHVQTLSKHLNAGQTLQ; this is encoded by the coding sequence ATGCAACTGGAAGACTCGCTTACCATGCATCAAACATGTGTTAAGACGCTTAACCATTTCGCCAACGAGTTGCAGGACAGCCAAGCAAGGCAAATGCTCCAGCAAATGGCGCAAAAACACCAGCAGCATGTACAAACGCTTAGCAAACATCTGAACGCAGGCCAAACATTACAGTAA
- a CDS encoding spore coat protein, whose protein sequence is MGQGQGAMSGQGMQISDKDLLQVCLNETKHLASSTNTYISETVNEQLRRDYMTILGDLYSQEQQLFNYMQQKGFYNVKNASPQDIAQAKNKFSGQSQQMR, encoded by the coding sequence ATGGGACAAGGTCAGGGCGCCATGTCTGGACAGGGCATGCAAATCTCCGACAAAGATCTGTTGCAGGTTTGTCTGAACGAGACGAAGCATCTGGCATCGTCGACCAATACTTATATTTCCGAAACGGTGAACGAGCAACTGCGCCGCGATTACATGACGATTCTTGGCGACTTGTACAGCCAGGAGCAGCAACTGTTTAATTACATGCAACAAAAAGGGTTCTATAATGTCAAAAACGCCAGTCCTCAGGACATTGCACAAGCTAAAAACAAGTTTTCCGGCCAAAGCCAGCAAATGAGGTAA